The proteins below come from a single Natranaerofaba carboxydovora genomic window:
- a CDS encoding acyl-CoA dehydrogenase — MDFILEDEHKQIWKMVNSFAQNEIAPKAEDIDHEGKFPTEIIEQMGELGLFGLPFDEEYGGASAGYLSYAIAVEEVSRACASTGITYAAHCSIGSGPINLFGTEEQKQKWLKPCAEGKILAAFGLTEPDAGSDAGGTRTTAVLDGDEWVINGNKCFITNASKASVAVVTAMTDKSKGTKGISSFIVPTETPGFQVSEPYEKMGLKGSDTAELIMEDVRIPKENILGNEGEGFKQFLKALDGGRISIAALSVGIAQACLDETIRYANERVQFGKPIAKFQSIQNKIADMATQIELSRLATYRAAWLKDNGYPFTKEASMAKLYASETSVRAALDAIQIHGGYGYMKEYPVERYLRDAKLMEIGEGTSEVQRLVIARQLGC, encoded by the coding sequence ATGGATTTCATTTTGGAAGATGAGCATAAGCAGATTTGGAAAATGGTTAACAGCTTTGCTCAAAACGAAATCGCTCCAAAAGCCGAAGATATCGACCATGAAGGAAAGTTCCCCACAGAAATAATTGAACAAATGGGTGAACTGGGGTTATTTGGTTTACCATTTGATGAAGAATACGGGGGTGCTAGCGCCGGTTATTTGTCTTATGCCATAGCTGTTGAAGAAGTTTCTAGAGCTTGTGCTTCAACAGGGATAACTTATGCTGCTCATTGTTCAATAGGTAGTGGTCCGATAAACTTATTTGGGACTGAAGAGCAAAAACAAAAATGGCTAAAACCTTGTGCAGAAGGTAAAATCCTTGCTGCTTTTGGATTAACAGAACCAGACGCAGGTTCTGATGCAGGTGGAACACGCACAACAGCAGTTCTAGATGGAGATGAATGGGTGATTAACGGTAACAAATGTTTTATTACCAATGCGTCCAAGGCGTCTGTAGCAGTAGTTACTGCTATGACAGATAAAAGCAAAGGCACAAAAGGTATAAGTTCATTTATCGTACCAACTGAAACACCTGGCTTTCAAGTCAGTGAACCTTACGAAAAGATGGGCCTAAAAGGCTCTGATACAGCCGAACTAATAATGGAAGATGTAAGAATCCCCAAAGAAAATATTCTAGGCAATGAGGGAGAGGGATTTAAACAATTTCTTAAAGCACTAGATGGAGGAAGAATTAGTATTGCTGCTCTATCAGTAGGAATTGCACAGGCTTGTTTAGACGAAACAATAAGATACGCTAATGAACGTGTTCAATTTGGCAAGCCAATAGCTAAGTTCCAGTCAATTCAAAACAAAATAGCAGACATGGCAACCCAGATAGAGTTATCCCGCCTGGCCACTTACAGGGCTGCCTGGCTTAAGGATAATGGCTATCCATTTACCAAAGAAGCATCTATGGCTAAACTTTATGCTTCCGAAACTTCTGTTCGAGCTGCACTAGATGCTATACAAATACACGGTGGCTACGGATATATGAAAGAGTATCCAGTTGAGCGCTATCTTCGTGATGCAAAACTTATGGAGATAGGCGAGGGAACTTCAGAAGTACAACGCCTTGTCATCGCAAGACAGCTTGGCTGTTAA
- a CDS encoding AI-2E family transporter — translation MDEKEKIRQYWFLSLKIIGVIFGILFSIWFIYKVSWVISLFLISVLIVYSVSPFTDWLEKQKFSRTSAVVITFSLLMFFLLGFLYFTIPRLYAEVLALANYAPVLFEYIEEQGYLEKLYLLMEAPEFAQNLEELFDAFPGALEGLHEVSKQLTNLIFALITVFFEFLILIFLVFYLLKDIKEIKSGVISFVPSKRQDEAREVLKVIDLKVGQFLRGNLIRCSLVGFVTGLGLFIIDIRFYILLGLLAAILNIIVYIGPYIAAIPAIIVALSYSIETAIIVALMYVVIQSIDAFVLYPVLLGKAVDLRPFTIVIAISIGGALYGIVGFIISVPIAAILKVLLNYYYLEKNNSLRADN, via the coding sequence ATGGATGAAAAAGAAAAAATCCGCCAATACTGGTTTCTTTCATTAAAAATAATAGGTGTTATATTCGGCATTTTATTTTCAATCTGGTTTATTTATAAGGTATCGTGGGTCATATCTTTATTTTTAATAAGTGTTTTAATTGTTTATTCTGTAAGCCCTTTCACTGATTGGCTAGAGAAGCAAAAATTTTCAAGAACTTCCGCCGTCGTTATTACTTTTTCACTACTAATGTTCTTTTTATTGGGATTTTTGTATTTTACTATACCCAGACTATATGCCGAAGTATTAGCTTTAGCCAATTATGCACCAGTGTTATTTGAATATATTGAGGAGCAGGGATATCTTGAAAAATTGTATCTGCTAATGGAAGCACCTGAATTTGCACAAAATTTAGAAGAACTATTTGACGCTTTTCCAGGAGCTTTAGAAGGCCTTCACGAAGTATCTAAACAGCTGACGAATTTAATATTTGCTTTAATTACAGTTTTCTTTGAATTTTTGATTTTAATATTTTTAGTCTTTTATCTATTAAAAGATATTAAAGAGATAAAATCAGGAGTGATTTCCTTCGTACCATCAAAACGCCAGGATGAGGCGAGGGAGGTTCTAAAAGTTATAGACTTAAAAGTTGGACAATTTTTAAGAGGAAATTTAATTCGCTGCTCTTTGGTAGGCTTTGTCACAGGACTTGGTCTTTTTATCATTGATATAAGATTTTATATTTTACTTGGTTTGTTGGCTGCAATACTAAATATTATCGTCTACATTGGCCCATATATTGCAGCGATACCTGCCATTATAGTTGCATTATCTTACTCTATCGAAACAGCAATAATTGTAGCATTAATGTATGTAGTAATTCAGAGTATAGATGCTTTTGTTTTATATCCCGTTCTATTAGGGAAAGCTGTTGATTTGAGACCTTTTACAATAGTTATTGCTATTTCCATTGGTGGTGCACTTTACGGTATAGTTGGCTTTATCATCTCAGTGCCTATTGCAGCTATACTAAAAGTCCTGTTAAACTATTATTATTTAGAAAAAAACAATAGTTTAAGAGCTGATAATTAA
- a CDS encoding TAXI family TRAP transporter solute-binding subunit, which yields MNKKVGILTLGIFLIVSLTFALGGCGPEAEDEFVTIGAGSPGGVYYPLGAGIDYVLERRDEDLSASSETTGASVENARYVADETHTMGMAMSNIAYDAIQGEGDFEDDGELPLRTLFSMYEAQQHLIVPEDSDIESVYDLEGKSVSVDTMGSGCQVTSYIILEYAEILDDVDTEYYSQPEARDALIDGDVDAVFYNFASEAGVIEEIEASRDIRFIPMDDDLMADIVDDYPYFFEGEIPEGHYGLEEDVPSLNVGNLMLVHEDMDEDFAYELLTHIFHEESLEELEGIHPMADHFEVSEDVEPALHPGAEKFLEEQ from the coding sequence ATGAATAAGAAGGTTGGAATTTTAACTTTAGGAATTTTTTTAATCGTTTCGCTTACGTTTGCTTTAGGTGGCTGTGGGCCAGAAGCTGAGGATGAGTTTGTTACTATAGGTGCAGGAAGTCCAGGTGGTGTCTATTATCCATTAGGTGCAGGAATTGACTATGTTCTAGAAAGAAGAGATGAAGATCTTAGTGCAAGTTCTGAAACAACTGGAGCATCAGTTGAAAATGCTCGTTATGTTGCAGATGAAACACATACAATGGGGATGGCAATGTCTAACATAGCTTATGATGCAATACAAGGAGAAGGAGATTTTGAGGATGATGGAGAACTACCACTACGCACACTGTTTTCTATGTACGAGGCTCAGCAGCATTTAATTGTTCCTGAAGATTCAGATATAGAATCAGTATATGACCTTGAAGGAAAGTCTGTTAGTGTTGATACTATGGGAAGTGGTTGTCAGGTCACCTCATATATTATATTAGAGTATGCAGAAATTTTAGATGATGTAGATACAGAGTATTATTCTCAGCCCGAAGCAAGAGACGCATTGATAGATGGTGATGTTGACGCTGTATTTTATAATTTTGCTTCAGAGGCTGGCGTGATTGAAGAGATTGAGGCAAGTCGAGACATAAGGTTCATCCCTATGGACGATGATTTAATGGCTGATATAGTTGATGATTATCCTTACTTTTTCGAAGGTGAGATCCCTGAAGGACACTATGGTTTAGAAGAAGATGTACCTTCGTTAAATGTTGGTAACTTGATGCTAGTACATGAAGATATGGATGAAGATTTTGCTTATGAGCTGTTAACTCATATTTTCCATGAAGAATCATTAGAGGAACTTGAAGGAATTCATCCGATGGCAGATCATTTTGAAGTGAGTGAAGATGTAGAACCAGCTTTACATCCAGGCGCAGAAAAGTTTTTGGAAGAACAGTAA
- a CDS encoding DUF1850 domain-containing protein, with product MPLTRQRLVILLTLGLFLIVGALLVLGGLSHEYYLIIKDGDTDDVLVKRQVNLGQKITLWYVHSADGTPVTQVFQVKEKGELSLEKEKYEWYGAGLEAGSGDLEYSSKNGEVIVSGYDRSFEVLPIRVANTVPQVLTIGDEEFDLSEITKGGTLLNVEIDSEFSFIGNNRTDSK from the coding sequence ATGCCTTTAACTAGACAAAGGTTAGTTATACTATTAACTTTAGGTTTGTTCTTAATTGTGGGAGCCCTCCTTGTACTAGGAGGGTTATCCCATGAATATTATTTAATTATCAAAGATGGAGATACTGATGACGTACTTGTTAAACGTCAGGTAAACCTAGGGCAAAAGATTACTTTATGGTATGTTCATTCTGCTGATGGTACTCCAGTAACTCAGGTGTTTCAGGTAAAGGAAAAAGGAGAATTATCCCTGGAGAAAGAAAAATATGAATGGTATGGAGCTGGTCTTGAAGCGGGTTCGGGTGATTTAGAATATTCATCAAAAAACGGTGAAGTGATTGTAAGTGGTTACGATCGTTCTTTTGAGGTGCTTCCTATTAGAGTTGCTAATACAGTACCACAGGTTTTGACTATAGGCGATGAAGAATTTGACTTATCAGAGATTACAAAAGGAGGAACATTACTTAATGTAGAAATTGATTCTGAGTTTTCCTTTATTGGGAATAACAGGACTGATTCTAAATAA
- a CDS encoding YgiQ family radical SAM protein has protein sequence MDNFLPVSKEDMQKRGINQLDFIIVSGDAYIDHPSFGVAIISRLLEAKGYKVGVIPQPNWKDLDEFKKLGKPSIGFFVTAGNIDSMVNHYTVAKKRRNKDSYSPGGKTGLRPDRATIVYSQKIKEAFKKVPVILGGLEASLRRLAHYDYWENKVRRSILLDSKADLLIYGMGEKPAIEAAEALSSGLSINDLTYIKGTVYKTKSIENVYEGKLLPSYDEILSSNEKFAKSFKIQYENTDPFNSVPLIEPYRHNNFVVQNPPPEPLETSELDSLYLLPFTRTYHPMYEKNGGVPAIEEVKFSLVSSRGCFGGCSFCALHFHQGRIVQPRSITSILEDAKEMTKDPKFKGYIHDVGGPTANFRKKACTKQENRGVCKDRRCLTPNPCNNLEVDHNEYLELLQKLRNLDGVKKVFIRSGIRYDYLIYDQENEKFIEELCKHHVSGQLKVAPEHIAPSVLKKMGKPSHKVYEKFVNKYQKVNKKLGKEQYLVPYLMSSHPGSDLKAAIQLAEYLRDIGHYPKQVQDFYPTPGTLSTCMYYTELDPYTMKKVYVPKSPHEKAMQRALIQYKNPKNYNLVYEALKKAGREDLIGYDKKCLIKPKEKKNPKDKNQVTKKSRKSKNKKGPKLKKRS, from the coding sequence ATAGATAACTTTCTGCCTGTATCAAAAGAAGACATGCAAAAACGTGGTATAAATCAATTAGATTTTATTATTGTTAGTGGGGACGCTTATATCGATCACCCTTCTTTTGGAGTTGCTATAATAAGTAGGCTCTTAGAAGCAAAAGGATACAAAGTAGGTGTAATACCTCAACCAAACTGGAAAGATTTAGACGAGTTCAAAAAACTTGGCAAACCTTCCATTGGATTTTTTGTAACGGCCGGTAACATTGACTCAATGGTAAATCATTATACAGTCGCCAAAAAAAGGCGTAATAAAGATTCATATTCTCCAGGAGGTAAAACAGGGCTTCGTCCAGATAGAGCTACAATAGTATATTCACAGAAGATTAAAGAAGCATTTAAAAAAGTACCAGTAATATTAGGTGGGTTAGAAGCAAGTCTTAGAAGGCTCGCTCATTATGATTATTGGGAAAATAAAGTTAGACGTTCTATACTTTTAGACTCAAAAGCTGATCTTTTAATTTATGGGATGGGCGAAAAGCCTGCCATAGAAGCAGCAGAGGCTTTAAGCAGTGGGCTTAGTATTAATGATCTAACTTATATTAAAGGAACCGTATACAAAACTAAGAGTATAGAAAACGTATATGAGGGAAAACTCCTTCCATCTTATGACGAGATTTTATCTTCTAATGAAAAATTTGCCAAAAGCTTTAAAATACAGTATGAAAATACTGACCCATTCAATTCTGTTCCTTTAATTGAGCCATACAGACATAATAATTTTGTAGTTCAAAATCCACCTCCAGAACCATTAGAAACTTCAGAATTAGACAGTTTGTATCTTCTCCCTTTCACCAGGACATACCATCCGATGTATGAGAAAAATGGCGGTGTGCCGGCTATAGAGGAGGTAAAATTTAGCCTTGTTAGCAGTAGAGGATGTTTCGGTGGCTGCAGTTTTTGTGCTTTGCATTTTCACCAGGGTAGAATCGTACAGCCGAGAAGTATCACTTCAATTTTGGAAGATGCAAAAGAAATGACAAAAGACCCAAAATTCAAAGGTTACATCCATGATGTAGGAGGACCTACTGCTAACTTTAGGAAAAAAGCCTGCACAAAACAGGAAAATCGAGGTGTTTGTAAAGATAGAAGGTGCCTTACACCAAATCCATGTAATAATTTAGAAGTAGATCACAACGAATACCTAGAACTTTTACAAAAATTACGTAACCTTGATGGAGTAAAAAAAGTATTCATCCGTTCAGGTATTAGATATGACTATCTTATATATGATCAAGAAAATGAAAAGTTTATCGAAGAGCTTTGTAAGCATCATGTTAGCGGACAGTTAAAAGTCGCTCCAGAGCATATAGCACCTTCAGTGTTAAAGAAAATGGGGAAACCCTCTCATAAAGTATATGAAAAATTCGTAAACAAATACCAGAAAGTAAATAAAAAACTTGGCAAAGAACAATATCTAGTTCCTTATTTGATGTCAAGTCACCCTGGCTCTGACTTAAAAGCAGCCATACAACTAGCTGAATATCTTAGAGATATAGGGCATTATCCTAAGCAGGTTCAAGATTTTTATCCGACTCCAGGAACTCTTTCTACCTGCATGTATTATACAGAACTCGATCCCTATACAATGAAAAAAGTTTATGTTCCAAAATCTCCTCACGAAAAAGCAATGCAAAGAGCTCTTATCCAGTACAAAAATCCTAAAAATTATAACCTGGTTTACGAAGCTCTAAAAAAAGCAGGAAGAGAAGACCTTATAGGATACGACAAAAAGTGCTTGATTAAACCCAAAGAAAAGAAAAACCCTAAAGACAAAAACCAAGTAACTAAAAAATCCAGAAAATCTAAAAACAAAAAAGGTCCTAAGTTAAAAAAAAGATCCTAA
- a CDS encoding thiolase domain-containing protein encodes MRDVAVVGAGMTNFVRRALETPKELSYEATKNALDSCGLQLDDIESIAHGSAPDAFDGIHQKGEYLADGCGGFNKPTMRVYVGGATGVHSLIHGWYHVASGHFDTCVVVCEEKMSSAMPHAQAFFKTIFDHTTERPLDPTLLWIFAMEMKRYMETYGYTKEDMAIVAEKNKNQGIKHPASQFDTEVTVEDVLNSEVMAYPVNRLDVSPVSDGAVAVVLASDRVARQITDQPVWVEGVGWNLDTAYWATRDLYYPRYCEKAAWMAYDMAGIRNPIEDIDIAEPYDPFDYKALHHMEGLQLSPKGKTVDLLKDGYFDQDGEIAMCPSGGLMGVGNPIAAAGTMKIAELFWQLRGEAGERQVPGSPKLGVAQAWGDLMQVSSVVVMGN; translated from the coding sequence ATGAGAGACGTCGCTGTTGTTGGTGCTGGAATGACTAATTTTGTCAGAAGAGCACTTGAAACACCTAAGGAATTATCTTACGAGGCTACTAAAAATGCTTTAGACAGCTGTGGTTTGCAGCTTGATGATATCGAAAGTATAGCACATGGTAGTGCTCCTGATGCCTTTGATGGTATCCATCAAAAAGGAGAATATCTAGCAGATGGCTGTGGAGGATTTAACAAACCTACTATGAGGGTATATGTAGGTGGAGCTACAGGAGTACACTCACTGATTCACGGATGGTATCACGTAGCATCAGGACATTTTGATACCTGTGTTGTAGTCTGCGAAGAAAAGATGTCTAGTGCTATGCCTCATGCCCAGGCATTTTTCAAGACTATATTTGATCATACCACAGAAAGACCTTTGGATCCTACTTTACTTTGGATTTTTGCCATGGAGATGAAAAGATATATGGAGACATATGGCTATACAAAAGAAGACATGGCAATAGTTGCAGAAAAAAACAAAAATCAGGGGATAAAACATCCTGCTTCCCAGTTTGATACCGAGGTAACAGTAGAAGATGTGCTAAATTCAGAAGTTATGGCATATCCAGTTAACCGCCTAGATGTTAGCCCTGTTTCTGATGGAGCAGTCGCAGTAGTGCTCGCCTCAGACAGAGTGGCAAGACAGATAACCGATCAGCCTGTTTGGGTGGAAGGAGTAGGTTGGAATCTTGATACGGCATACTGGGCAACAAGAGACTTGTATTATCCAAGGTACTGCGAAAAAGCTGCCTGGATGGCTTATGATATGGCAGGTATAAGAAACCCAATAGAAGATATCGATATAGCAGAACCTTATGATCCTTTTGATTACAAAGCCCTTCATCATATGGAAGGACTACAGCTATCACCGAAAGGTAAAACTGTGGATCTTTTAAAAGACGGTTACTTCGATCAGGACGGGGAAATTGCTATGTGTCCATCTGGTGGCTTAATGGGTGTTGGAAACCCTATTGCAGCTGCAGGAACTATGAAGATAGCAGAGTTATTCTGGCAGCTTAGAGGCGAAGCCGGGGAAAGACAAGTGCCAGGTTCACCTAAGCTTGGCGTAGCCCAGGCATGGGGTGACTTGATGCAGGTTAGTTCCGTAGTAGTAATGGGTAATTAA
- a CDS encoding TRAP transporter permease — MLKRFVDSKKDTFTEEAIKGKHREFQGKFNYFVTFFAAFVGLYHIYTAAVGPPFAILFRNIHWMMIGVLVFLYFPFSKNSPKNRPQIIDIVSIIATLIIGFYLLINIQDIAGRAGAPTTTDWILGMILTLLVLDAARRTVGWPIVIIATLFLIYSYFGPYMPGVLRHAGQNVDRLFSFLYLTDAGIFGIPLGVSSRFILLFIVFGSYLERAGAGEFFKDLSIALTGNYVGGPGKASILFSGFIGSITGSSTANVVTTGTFTIPLMKKLGYKPAFAGGIEADASTGGQILPPVMGAAAFVMAEYLGVGYVTVMVAAIIPAAFYFITSYYMVHFRALKEGLKPVPKEELPNFWDVIKSGFYYFIPLVLLIFMLVQGFTATRSVLFAIISTIVISWFKKETFMGPYDILLATADGVKKALEVVAACAAAGIIIGVVTMTGLGVSFSTLVEHLAGESLFLGLLYTVIASIILGMGVPTTAKYIILATLVAPALHNLGAPLLAAHLFILYFGTDADITPPVGLAAYAAAGLSGAHPLTTSIEAFKMGITAFIVPFMFIYGEALLMQGDVQWIILAVITGFIACVGLGAAIQGYFVRVMPWWHRIILFIGAVMLMEASLMIDAIGLLLAGFVFAIEFIAKRKEENETAVS; from the coding sequence ATGCTTAAACGATTTGTAGACTCAAAAAAAGATACTTTCACTGAGGAAGCTATCAAAGGAAAGCATAGAGAGTTTCAAGGGAAATTTAATTATTTTGTTACATTTTTCGCAGCTTTTGTTGGATTATATCACATATATACAGCTGCAGTTGGTCCTCCTTTTGCTATATTATTTCGAAATATTCATTGGATGATGATCGGTGTGCTTGTATTTTTATATTTCCCGTTTAGCAAAAACTCTCCTAAAAATCGCCCTCAAATTATTGACATAGTTAGCATTATAGCAACTCTTATAATTGGGTTTTACCTGCTTATTAATATACAAGATATTGCTGGGCGGGCTGGAGCACCAACTACTACAGATTGGATCCTTGGGATGATACTAACACTATTGGTTCTTGATGCTGCGAGACGTACTGTTGGTTGGCCAATAGTTATTATTGCTACCTTATTCTTAATTTACTCATATTTTGGTCCGTATATGCCAGGAGTGCTTCGTCATGCTGGACAAAATGTTGACAGACTATTTTCTTTTCTCTACTTAACAGATGCAGGTATTTTTGGTATTCCCCTGGGGGTTTCTTCTAGATTTATTTTACTCTTTATTGTGTTTGGTTCATATCTTGAAAGAGCTGGCGCCGGAGAGTTTTTCAAAGATTTATCAATAGCTTTAACTGGTAACTATGTTGGTGGACCAGGTAAGGCTTCGATATTATTTAGCGGTTTTATAGGATCTATTACTGGAAGTTCAACTGCTAATGTTGTTACTACTGGTACTTTTACTATTCCTCTTATGAAAAAACTTGGATACAAACCTGCTTTTGCAGGTGGTATTGAAGCTGATGCTTCTACTGGTGGTCAAATACTTCCACCTGTAATGGGTGCCGCTGCCTTTGTGATGGCAGAATACTTAGGAGTAGGTTACGTAACTGTAATGGTTGCAGCTATTATCCCGGCAGCATTTTACTTTATTACATCGTACTATATGGTTCACTTTAGAGCTTTAAAAGAAGGACTAAAGCCAGTTCCCAAAGAGGAACTTCCAAACTTTTGGGATGTTATTAAGAGTGGATTTTATTATTTTATTCCATTGGTTTTACTTATTTTTATGCTTGTTCAAGGTTTTACGGCTACACGCTCGGTGCTATTTGCTATTATTTCAACAATAGTGATAAGTTGGTTCAAGAAAGAAACATTTATGGGACCGTATGATATTTTGTTAGCTACCGCTGATGGAGTCAAAAAAGCGTTAGAAGTTGTAGCTGCCTGTGCTGCAGCAGGGATAATTATCGGAGTAGTTACAATGACGGGCCTTGGAGTTAGTTTCTCGACACTTGTAGAACATCTTGCAGGAGAAAGTTTATTCCTAGGGCTACTTTATACCGTGATTGCTTCTATTATACTTGGCATGGGTGTACCTACAACTGCTAAATATATTATTCTTGCAACCCTTGTAGCACCCGCACTTCATAACCTTGGAGCACCACTTCTTGCAGCACATTTATTTATACTATACTTTGGAACCGATGCGGATATTACTCCACCCGTTGGGCTAGCAGCTTATGCGGCAGCTGGACTGTCTGGTGCCCATCCTTTAACCACAAGTATTGAGGCATTCAAAATGGGTATTACAGCCTTTATTGTTCCTTTTATGTTTATATATGGTGAAGCTTTGTTGATGCAGGGAGATGTACAGTGGATAATACTAGCTGTGATTACTGGATTCATCGCATGTGTGGGGCTTGGAGCTGCAATACAGGGCTATTTTGTACGTGTTATGCCCTGGTGGCATCGTATAATCTTGTTTATAGGCGCAGTTATGCTAATGGAAGCTTCGCTAATGATTGATGCAATAGGATTACTATTAGCTGGTTTTGTCTTTGCAATAGAGTTTATTGCTAAAAGAAAAGAAGAAAACGAGACTGCTGTTAGTTAA
- a CDS encoding thiolase C-terminal domain-containing protein, which produces MNKKVAIIGVGYSKFGSTTPDVSYREMIYEAATRCYEDAGGIHPTEVDAFVASSEDFMEGVSIADEYVPDQLGAVLKPVQSITGDGLQGLASAMMQIQTGQLDLVVTSAFSKASNVQQKENVMSYACDPLTVRPLDENPNFIAGLEMNRFLEETGNTREQCAKVVAKNKANALSNPYASYGANIDAKDVLNSPALFEPINRLDSSEDLDGAIVFLLASEEKALELCENPVWVKGISWATDTPNLDSRNEGLGSAVYARLAAQKAYEQAGIKYPRKELSLAEIDDTFSYKELQHIEALKLCSPGESGDLLEQGVFSKNGDLPVNVSGGNLGVGHMHEANGFQKLLEVVLQLRNEAGKRQIEGANTGLAFAWRNIPTATGVVTILSNDRY; this is translated from the coding sequence ATGAACAAAAAGGTGGCTATAATCGGAGTCGGTTATTCAAAGTTTGGGAGCACAACCCCAGACGTTTCTTACAGAGAGATGATCTATGAAGCTGCCACCAGGTGTTATGAAGATGCTGGAGGTATTCATCCAACAGAAGTAGACGCTTTTGTTGCTTCTTCTGAAGATTTCATGGAAGGAGTAAGTATAGCAGATGAATACGTTCCAGATCAGCTTGGTGCAGTATTAAAGCCTGTACAAAGTATTACAGGAGACGGCCTTCAGGGCCTAGCATCAGCTATGATGCAAATACAAACGGGACAGCTAGACCTTGTAGTTACTTCAGCCTTTTCTAAAGCTTCAAATGTTCAACAAAAAGAAAACGTTATGTCCTATGCATGCGATCCACTTACTGTTAGACCTCTAGATGAAAATCCAAATTTTATCGCTGGACTAGAAATGAACCGTTTTCTTGAAGAAACAGGAAATACCCGTGAGCAGTGTGCCAAAGTAGTAGCCAAAAATAAAGCAAATGCTCTTTCAAACCCCTATGCCTCATATGGGGCTAATATAGATGCTAAAGACGTATTAAATTCACCAGCTCTTTTTGAACCGATAAATAGATTAGACTCAAGCGAAGATTTGGACGGTGCTATTGTATTCCTACTTGCATCTGAGGAAAAAGCTTTAGAGTTATGTGAAAATCCTGTTTGGGTCAAAGGAATTAGCTGGGCTACTGATACTCCTAATTTAGATTCAAGAAATGAAGGGCTTGGCTCTGCTGTATACGCTAGATTAGCAGCCCAAAAAGCTTACGAACAGGCAGGAATAAAATATCCAAGAAAAGAGTTATCTTTGGCTGAAATTGACGATACCTTCTCTTACAAAGAACTTCAGCATATAGAAGCTCTTAAACTTTGTTCCCCCGGAGAATCTGGTGACTTATTAGAACAAGGGGTCTTTTCAAAAAACGGAGATTTACCTGTGAATGTATCAGGAGGTAATTTAGGTGTAGGTCATATGCACGAAGCTAATGGTTTTCAAAAATTACTCGAAGTTGTCTTACAGCTTAGAAATGAGGCGGGCAAAAGACAGATTGAAGGTGCAAATACAGGACTTGCCTTTGCCTGGAGAAACATCCCTACAGCTACCGGGGTAGTTACAATCTTAAGTAATGATCGTTATTAA
- a CDS encoding indolepyruvate ferredoxin oxidoreductase subunit alpha — MPYKIIDKCRFCYTCISVCPAEAIKESYPIFEIDQDLCNDCGLCYEVCRHGAIKKIDEKQTGTLD; from the coding sequence ATGCCTTATAAGATAATTGATAAATGTAGATTCTGTTACACCTGTATTTCAGTGTGTCCAGCAGAAGCAATAAAAGAATCTTATCCTATTTTTGAAATTGATCAAGATTTATGTAATGATTGTGGATTATGTTATGAAGTATGTAGACATGGAGCGATCAAGAAAATTGATGAGAAACAGACTGGAACTTTAGATTAA